Proteins from a genomic interval of Megalopta genalis isolate 19385.01 unplaced genomic scaffold, iyMegGena1_principal scaffold0037, whole genome shotgun sequence:
- the LOC117221324 gene encoding uncharacterized protein LOC117221324 yields the protein MSSINMRVFKTALLLVALLSNRGECLPLTNETSTVDQTTPFPDSTSVADHYDQRQEGGENYRVHVGGVVVVIAPVEALLLASAAAAGDRPNLSLSNLAKPTPSKPETEQKPLPSPKTATRAGTRLTNLLAPFLQRIRQD from the exons ATGTCATCGATCAACATGAGGGTCTTCAAGACAGCGCTGCTGCTAGTCGCGCTGCTCTCGAACAGGGGCGAGTGCCTTCCGCTCACGAACGAGACGTCGACCGTGGATCAAACGACCCCGTTCCCCGATTCCACCTCGGTGGCCGATCATTACGATCAACGGCAGGAAGGGGGCGAAAATTATCGCGTTCACGTGGGCGGCGTCGTGGTCGTGATCGCGCCCGTCGAGGCGCTTCTTCTGGCCAGCGCCGCCGCCGCTGGCGACAGGCCCAACCTGTCGCTCTCTAACCTGGCCAAGCCGACCCCCAGCAAACCGGAAACCGAGCAGAAACCTCTGCCATCGCCCAAGACAGCGACCAG GGCCGGGACACGTTTGACGAATTTATTGGCCCCGTTCTTGCAGCGGATCCGTCAGGATTGA
- the LOC143261141 gene encoding uncharacterized protein LOC143261141 isoform X2 yields the protein MPLASLLLLSGVLSGSLAGIEAAPASYNQRQNGDVNVDTKWDNFVILVLDSIDKSWLNKLTSEVATDLGSLALIGRSNVIKHEAPEKPSEAMVHETEEREEGREPYHVEIVRIQKDDVTAAVTEDEVTGTAKESPKAQKDGPEISVGVKASKTGPRNQKSRELIDGPRSKKVRVGSMVDDLAQADDLAAKEEATEAARPGISLKKQLSTKEEEEPSGLSDERNELSNKRDELVLLGDGVENCGPGRYRDKSGTCQEDKDFY from the exons ATGCCCCTAGCAAGCTTGCTCTTACTGTCAG GCGTACTGAGCGGATCGTTGGCCGGCATAGAGGCAGCGCCAGCTAGCTACAACCAACGGCAGAACGGCGATGTGAACGTGGACACGAAATGGGATAACTTCGTAATCCTGGTGTTGGATTCGATAGACAAATCTTGGCTGAATAAGTTGACAAGCGAGGTGGCGACGGACCTGGGCTCGCTGGCGTTGATCGGCAGAAGCAACGTCATAAAACATGAGGCGCCCGAGAAACCGTCGGAGGCCATGGTACACGAGACCGAGGAAAGGGAGGAGGGCAGGGAGCCCTACCACGTGGAGATAGTCCGCATACAGAAAGACGATGTTACCGCGGCGGTAACTGAGGACGAGGTGACCGGCACGGCGAAAGAGTCGCCGAAGGCCCAGAAGGACGGTCCGGAGATATCTGTCGGCGTCAAGGCGTCGAAGACGGGGCCCAGGAACCAGAAGAGCCGTGAATTGATCGACGGTCCGCGGAGCAAGAAGGTCCGCGTGGGTTCAATGGTGGACGACCTCGCGCAGGCCGACGATCTCGCGGCGAAGGAGGAGGCGACCGAAGCGGCCAGGCCCGGGATCTCGCTGAAGAAACAGTTGTCCACAAAGGAAGAAGAGGAACCGTCAGGCTTGTCCGACGAACGAAACGAGCTGAGCAATAAACGCGACGAGCTGGTGTTGCTCGGCGACGGCGTCGAGAACTGCGGGCCAGGCAGATACAGGGACAAGTCCGGCACTTGCCAGGAGGACAAAGATTTTTATTGA
- the LOC143261141 gene encoding uncharacterized protein LOC143261141 isoform X1, translating into MVPLASLLLLSGVLSGSLAGIEAAPASYNQRQNGDVNVDTKWDNFVILVLDSIDKSWLNKLTSEVATDLGSLALIGRSNVIKHEAPEKPSEAMVHETEEREEGREPYHVEIVRIQKDDVTAAVTEDEVTGTAKESPKAQKDGPEISVGVKASKTGPRNQKSRELIDGPRSKKVRVGSMVDDLAQADDLAAKEEATEAARPGISLKKQLSTKEEEEPSGLSDERNELSNKRDELVLLGDGVENCGPGRYRDKSGTCQEDKDFY; encoded by the exons ATGGTGCCCCTAGCAAGCTTGCTCTTACTGTCAG GCGTACTGAGCGGATCGTTGGCCGGCATAGAGGCAGCGCCAGCTAGCTACAACCAACGGCAGAACGGCGATGTGAACGTGGACACGAAATGGGATAACTTCGTAATCCTGGTGTTGGATTCGATAGACAAATCTTGGCTGAATAAGTTGACAAGCGAGGTGGCGACGGACCTGGGCTCGCTGGCGTTGATCGGCAGAAGCAACGTCATAAAACATGAGGCGCCCGAGAAACCGTCGGAGGCCATGGTACACGAGACCGAGGAAAGGGAGGAGGGCAGGGAGCCCTACCACGTGGAGATAGTCCGCATACAGAAAGACGATGTTACCGCGGCGGTAACTGAGGACGAGGTGACCGGCACGGCGAAAGAGTCGCCGAAGGCCCAGAAGGACGGTCCGGAGATATCTGTCGGCGTCAAGGCGTCGAAGACGGGGCCCAGGAACCAGAAGAGCCGTGAATTGATCGACGGTCCGCGGAGCAAGAAGGTCCGCGTGGGTTCAATGGTGGACGACCTCGCGCAGGCCGACGATCTCGCGGCGAAGGAGGAGGCGACCGAAGCGGCCAGGCCCGGGATCTCGCTGAAGAAACAGTTGTCCACAAAGGAAGAAGAGGAACCGTCAGGCTTGTCCGACGAACGAAACGAGCTGAGCAATAAACGCGACGAGCTGGTGTTGCTCGGCGACGGCGTCGAGAACTGCGGGCCAGGCAGATACAGGGACAAGTCCGGCACTTGCCAGGAGGACAAAGATTTTTATTGA